One genomic window of Desulfurococcus mucosus DSM 2162 includes the following:
- the leuS gene encoding leucine--tRNA ligase: protein MSAEGFLEWLRSIEAKWQARWRESRVFQADPVPGKPKYFITVPYPYSNAPLHIGHGRTYTMGDIVARYKRLKGFNVLYPMAFHITGTPVLAVSEMIARGEERVVNMYKSYIKYYVDDESRVNEILESFKNPLNLAVFFAERIQSDFDALGYSIDWRRRFHTGEPIYNRFVTWQFMKLREKGLITTGDHVVTYCLLHKQPEGEDDIQDADVNPVEVLEYTAVKFHDRERNAYLAAATLRPETIYGAINIWVNPAAKYLELLWRGERIIVSEKAYVKLLHQHPEDEIRIVAEMQGRELVGRRVVSPLGRELIVLPAEFVDPDNATGIVYSEPSDAPYDYVALQELKARREMLKEYGVDPGVVDALEPVRIIEVPGLSDHHAKVAVEKAGITSQLDARLEEVTREVYREQYYSGVMIVDDPVLKGVPVKEAREIVRRRLLEAGQAFTFYELNRKARCRAGGEIIVAKIKGQWFLDYGVKEVKEKVREYIERELTVIPEKYRKAFLDTLEWLDKRPCARKRGIGTPLPWSPEWIIESLSDSTIYMAFYTVVHKIRENGVKPEQLTPEVFDYVFLGLGDPVEVSARTGIPLRVLEEMRSEFTYWYPVDHRHTSIPHISNHLSFYIIHHAVIFPREHWPRMITLNETVIREGAKMSKSKGNVIPLRDIARLYSADLFRLYISWAASLDSVLDWRERDVAVVADSLRRLVELAKTALSTECRNTGLDDPVSTWFIDRFNQLVKAASESIEHMEIREYVQNSLFNVLSLVDKYRDIAGEKYICGVKQVLRDWITVLNPVIPHITEEIHELMGGKGFLSLSSWPSPREPVNPEVDAAVDNAIMLQEDIREVVSLLKKTPSRIYIIVAPEWKRKVALEALKGGSLKEVVDSMRTTYGLRGREAEIVEVYNYFKKHPNEQVKNVASQLEYSIYKYMAPYYSRRFGVEVEVLWEDEARSKGIPKAERALPLKPSIFIA, encoded by the coding sequence TGGCCTTCCACATAACCGGTACACCGGTGCTAGCTGTTTCAGAGATGATTGCACGCGGCGAGGAACGCGTGGTCAACATGTATAAATCCTACATAAAGTACTACGTGGACGATGAGTCAAGGGTTAACGAGATACTGGAGTCATTTAAGAACCCGTTGAACCTCGCAGTCTTCTTCGCTGAGAGAATACAGTCGGACTTCGACGCCCTAGGCTACAGCATAGACTGGAGGAGGAGGTTCCACACCGGTGAACCAATATACAACAGGTTTGTGACATGGCAGTTCATGAAGCTCAGGGAGAAAGGCTTGATCACCACGGGAGACCACGTGGTGACATACTGCCTCCTCCACAAGCAGCCTGAGGGAGAGGACGACATACAGGACGCCGACGTGAACCCGGTGGAGGTACTCGAATACACGGCCGTGAAGTTCCATGACAGGGAGAGAAACGCCTACCTCGCTGCAGCAACACTAAGGCCTGAAACAATCTATGGCGCCATCAACATATGGGTGAACCCTGCCGCGAAATACCTCGAGCTACTCTGGAGAGGGGAGAGGATCATAGTATCGGAGAAAGCATACGTGAAGCTCCTCCACCAGCACCCGGAGGATGAGATCAGGATCGTGGCAGAGATGCAGGGAAGGGAGCTGGTGGGTAGGAGAGTTGTCTCACCACTGGGCAGGGAGCTCATAGTGCTTCCAGCCGAGTTCGTGGATCCCGATAACGCTACAGGCATAGTTTACAGTGAGCCAAGCGACGCCCCCTACGACTATGTAGCCCTCCAGGAGTTGAAGGCTAGGAGAGAGATGCTGAAGGAGTATGGTGTGGACCCAGGGGTGGTCGACGCCCTGGAGCCGGTGAGAATCATAGAGGTACCAGGGTTAAGCGACCACCACGCCAAGGTAGCCGTGGAGAAAGCCGGGATCACTAGTCAACTAGATGCACGCCTAGAGGAGGTCACCAGGGAGGTGTACAGGGAGCAGTACTATAGCGGCGTGATGATTGTAGACGACCCGGTGCTTAAAGGGGTCCCAGTCAAGGAGGCCAGGGAAATAGTGAGAAGAAGGCTTCTCGAAGCTGGGCAGGCCTTCACGTTCTACGAGTTGAACAGGAAGGCCAGGTGCAGGGCGGGCGGTGAGATCATAGTGGCCAAGATAAAGGGGCAGTGGTTCCTCGACTACGGGGTCAAAGAGGTTAAGGAGAAGGTGAGGGAGTATATTGAGAGAGAGCTCACGGTGATCCCGGAGAAGTATAGGAAAGCCTTCCTAGACACACTTGAATGGCTTGACAAGAGGCCTTGTGCCAGGAAGAGGGGTATAGGCACTCCTCTCCCATGGTCGCCCGAGTGGATTATCGAGAGCCTCAGTGACTCAACAATATACATGGCGTTCTACACGGTGGTCCATAAGATCAGGGAGAACGGGGTGAAACCAGAGCAGTTGACCCCGGAGGTCTTCGACTACGTGTTCCTCGGCTTAGGCGACCCAGTCGAGGTATCGGCGAGAACCGGGATACCTCTAAGAGTGCTTGAAGAGATGAGGTCTGAGTTCACCTACTGGTACCCTGTAGACCACAGGCATACATCCATACCCCATATAAGCAACCACTTATCCTTCTACATAATACATCACGCAGTCATCTTCCCCCGTGAACACTGGCCCAGGATGATAACCCTGAATGAGACGGTTATACGTGAAGGCGCCAAGATGTCTAAGAGCAAGGGCAACGTGATACCTTTAAGAGATATAGCTAGACTCTACTCAGCGGATCTCTTCCGCCTATACATATCGTGGGCGGCCAGCCTAGACAGCGTGCTAGACTGGAGGGAGAGAGACGTCGCAGTGGTAGCGGACTCGCTTAGGAGGCTTGTGGAGCTCGCTAAAACGGCTTTAAGCACTGAGTGCAGGAACACTGGACTAGACGACCCGGTTTCCACATGGTTCATAGACCGCTTCAACCAGCTTGTGAAGGCTGCATCAGAGAGCATTGAGCACATGGAGATACGTGAATACGTGCAGAACTCGCTCTTCAACGTGCTCTCCCTGGTCGACAAGTACAGGGATATTGCGGGTGAGAAGTATATCTGCGGCGTTAAACAGGTGTTAAGAGACTGGATCACAGTGTTAAACCCGGTGATACCGCACATAACAGAGGAGATACATGAGTTAATGGGCGGCAAGGGCTTCCTCTCACTCAGCTCCTGGCCGTCTCCAAGGGAACCCGTGAACCCTGAGGTAGACGCGGCCGTGGACAACGCTATCATGCTGCAGGAGGATATAAGGGAGGTGGTCAGCCTACTGAAGAAGACTCCTTCAAGAATATACATTATTGTCGCACCGGAGTGGAAGAGGAAAGTAGCCCTTGAAGCGTTGAAGGGGGGATCCCTGAAGGAGGTCGTTGACTCCATGAGAACCACCTACGGGTTGAGGGGTAGGGAGGCAGAGATCGTAGAGGTCTACAACTACTTCAAGAAGCATCCAAACGAGCAGGTGAAGAACGTTGCAAGCCAGCTCGAGTACAGTATCTACAAGTACATGGCACCATACTATTCACGTAGATTCGGCGTCGAGGTGGAAGTGCTCTGGGAGGATGAAGCGAGGAGCAAGGGGATTCCGAAAGCTGAGAGAGCGCTGCCCCTGAAGCCCTCAATATTTATTGCATAG